Proteins encoded together in one uncultured Desulfobacter sp. window:
- a CDS encoding DNA topoisomerase I codes for MPEGTKTNRESVRKQLDEILAKEITSFIDVDSNMAMMSFNLATISCIVISVDREREIKEYPDSPPERFNRETFTSELVDIGLDQDEYLDNAISSVLGSGYVTTLDNGEFKAEMPAFMMVGFLDSMFPGMQGLNLIAFILQMNEEVNSERKSLDLAKQSFETTLKTRGVSVTKDRAQERATEMVKGGNKSVTVQSKQISARLKREKLNKLSRLMKSRKQRTDGYQEKVKIKNLFDKEPSPEEIEAEKQKARKVQETALKAEELAKELEEKEKKIKEAEIAAQELAEKLKAIEEKEKAAEEARAKAIEAQEKADALAAKEKEMAEKEARLLALEEAFKRKEEESKKQAEAQKLAEKQAEEEKIQDDIESRIAAFEQTLAMPCPVCRNGKVEEKTTDKGKVFYSCNQEDCRFVSWDKPYHFECPLCKNPYLIEFTTPSGTPGLKCPRASCTYSQDNLQPPVQHMAATAAAETAPKKKKLVRRVKRRR; via the coding sequence ATGCCGGAGGGCACAAAAACCAATCGGGAGTCTGTCAGAAAACAACTGGATGAAATTTTAGCCAAGGAGATCACCTCGTTTATTGACGTAGATTCCAATATGGCCATGATGTCTTTCAACCTTGCCACCATCTCCTGTATCGTTATCAGCGTGGATCGGGAGCGTGAAATCAAGGAGTATCCAGACTCTCCTCCGGAACGTTTCAACCGTGAAACCTTTACCTCCGAACTTGTGGATATCGGTCTTGATCAAGACGAGTACCTTGACAATGCGATATCCTCCGTCTTAGGTTCCGGCTATGTGACAACACTTGACAATGGTGAATTCAAAGCCGAAATGCCTGCGTTTATGATGGTCGGTTTTCTAGACTCCATGTTTCCTGGCATGCAGGGCCTGAACCTGATTGCGTTTATTCTTCAAATGAATGAAGAGGTCAATTCCGAAAGAAAAAGCCTTGATCTTGCGAAACAAAGTTTTGAGACGACTCTTAAAACCCGAGGGGTTTCCGTTACCAAAGATCGGGCACAGGAACGGGCAACCGAAATGGTCAAAGGGGGGAATAAATCCGTCACCGTACAGTCCAAACAGATTTCAGCCCGATTGAAACGCGAAAAGCTCAACAAATTGTCCAGGCTGATGAAATCAAGAAAACAGCGGACTGACGGTTATCAGGAAAAGGTCAAAATCAAAAATCTTTTTGACAAAGAACCCAGCCCCGAAGAGATTGAAGCTGAAAAACAAAAAGCCAGAAAAGTCCAAGAGACAGCATTAAAAGCCGAAGAACTGGCAAAAGAGTTAGAGGAAAAAGAGAAAAAAATAAAAGAAGCCGAAATTGCCGCACAGGAACTTGCAGAAAAGCTTAAAGCGATTGAAGAAAAGGAAAAAGCGGCAGAAGAAGCCAGGGCCAAAGCCATAGAAGCCCAGGAAAAAGCAGACGCCCTTGCGGCTAAAGAAAAGGAAATGGCTGAAAAGGAAGCCAGACTTTTAGCCCTTGAAGAAGCGTTTAAACGAAAAGAAGAAGAGAGCAAAAAGCAGGCAGAAGCGCAAAAACTTGCAGAAAAGCAAGCAGAGGAAGAAAAAATTCAAGATGATATTGAATCCAGAATCGCCGCCTTTGAGCAGACCCTGGCCATGCCTTGTCCGGTATGCCGTAACGGCAAGGTTGAAGAAAAGACCACGGACAAAGGAAAGGTGTTTTACTCTTGCAACCAGGAGGATTGCCGGTTCGTATCCTGGGATAAACCCTATCATTTTGAATGTCCTTTGTGCAAAAACCCATATTTAATCGAGTTTACCACACCGTCAGGCACCCCGGGGCTTAAATGCCCCAGGGCTTCATGCACCTATTCCCAGGACAACCTGCAGCCACCCGTTCAGCACATGGCTGCAACGGCAGCAGCAGAGACTGCTCCCAAAAAGAAAAAACTGGTCCGACGCGTCAAACGACGGCGATGA
- a CDS encoding type II secretion system protein N: MKPIFLTILAGLIILIAFQVYALVNPVTQTPKAQLHPNSQKTDYTQQHPTLNRIEPVKLNKVIHRVTQRNLFQVQVDGKQKMAPELEELNLEKTSLKLTLWGTVTGQNKEDGWAVIKDLKAKQQELYRVNDKIQGATIKAILRNRIILTVNGKDQILEVDENPLSSNNRKRQFSDRRPTTPTPRQSAPDRPGIPDNVSQSNQLFKTRPYFRNGEASGVMIYSIKRGSVAQLLGLRNGDIIQAVDDVEIQNVQDLEDFDENIDEQSDMTISILRRGKAKELVFSAQDNAHSVNDVEQ, from the coding sequence ATGAAACCAATATTTTTAACAATTTTAGCAGGTCTAATAATACTGATAGCATTCCAGGTATATGCCTTGGTGAATCCGGTTACTCAGACGCCAAAGGCGCAATTGCACCCAAACAGCCAAAAGACGGATTATACCCAACAACATCCAACATTGAATCGCATTGAGCCTGTCAAACTCAATAAAGTCATTCACCGAGTTACCCAAAGAAATCTCTTTCAAGTACAAGTAGACGGTAAACAAAAAATGGCGCCTGAACTTGAAGAGCTGAACCTTGAAAAGACCAGCTTGAAACTGACCCTTTGGGGCACGGTGACAGGGCAAAACAAAGAGGATGGCTGGGCCGTGATAAAGGATCTTAAAGCAAAACAGCAAGAGTTGTACCGGGTCAATGATAAAATCCAGGGTGCCACCATAAAAGCCATATTACGAAACAGGATTATCTTAACCGTAAATGGTAAGGATCAAATTCTTGAAGTAGATGAAAATCCATTGTCTTCAAATAACAGAAAACGTCAATTTTCGGACAGAAGGCCCACGACGCCGACGCCCCGGCAGAGCGCCCCGGATCGACCAGGCATACCTGACAACGTATCGCAGTCAAATCAATTGTTTAAAACCCGGCCTTACTTTAGAAACGGCGAAGCGTCAGGTGTTATGATTTACAGCATTAAAAGGGGGTCCGTGGCCCAGCTTTTAGGCCTTCGAAACGGTGACATCATCCAGGCCGTCGATGACGTTGAGATCCAAAATGTTCAGGATCTTGAAGATTTTGATGAAAATATCGACGAACAATCAGATATGACCATTTCCATCCTCAGGCGTGGGAAAGCCAAAGAACTGGTTTTCAGTGCACAGGATAACGCACATAGTGTCAATGATGTTGAACAATAA
- the yidD gene encoding membrane protein insertion efficiency factor YidD has translation MLNNNTQKTVNNTLFQIFVIHFFLYIFLLSGASKEVWAQNPNQTNETNTNPLIQFYQRHISEIDGHRCPMYPNCSRYCAQAIRKHGLGLGWIMACDRLLRCGRDEVHLSPHVKINGRKLTFDPVSANDFWWFSPKSSAVVTNLPEKIWYNSGSAQLSDLNPNQQK, from the coding sequence ATGTTGAACAATAATACACAAAAAACTGTTAATAATACACTATTTCAAATATTTGTGATTCATTTTTTTTTGTATATCTTTCTTTTAAGTGGGGCATCTAAAGAGGTTTGGGCCCAAAACCCAAACCAAACCAATGAAACAAACACCAATCCCCTAATTCAATTTTATCAGAGACACATATCCGAGATTGACGGCCATCGTTGCCCCATGTATCCAAACTGCTCCCGGTATTGTGCGCAAGCCATCCGAAAACACGGCTTGGGATTAGGCTGGATTATGGCCTGCGATCGTCTGCTCAGGTGCGGCAGGGATGAGGTACACCTTTCTCCCCATGTCAAAATCAATGGGCGAAAATTAACATTTGACCCGGTCAGTGCCAATGACTTCTGGTGGTTCTCACCCAAATCGTCTGCCGTTGTAACCAATTTACCTGAAAAAATTTGGTATAATTCAGGTTCCGCTCAGCTGTCGGATTTGAATCCGAATCAGCAAAAATGA
- a CDS encoding VWA-like domain-containing protein: protein MDDKRAKNRLLKARADMVLNHPFFASLAMRLTLKEDRTCRTAWTDGKTFGYNPDYINILPREKLVGLSAHTVMHPACNHHLRRKDKDPKTWNKACDYVINPILLDAGLVLPDGFLWDDTYVGKTAEQVYTRLIEGQGEEEFSDEESNDADPSAQKDNRDEEQKEEEQNSSVTDDPEDSVEKEPDPDESTDPGGTGEVRDGAAPKNKTFSEQDDADMDWDQALIQAASNARSMGKLPKGADILVKERFSPTLPWSSLLSRFIQQSARHDYTWTRPNRRYIHQDLYFPSLVSDQLPQLVVAVDTSGSIKPCELERFGAELQAILSMNPSLIHLVYADMAVTGYEVIYPEEFNLSFKPKGGGGTDFTVVFDFVEKQGIHPFCLLFFTDMECMRFPQFTPAYPVLWIRIGHGGFTPPFGEVIDMLPDDDLETWE from the coding sequence ATGGATGACAAACGAGCAAAAAACCGTTTGCTGAAAGCAAGGGCCGACATGGTGTTGAACCATCCGTTCTTTGCATCCCTTGCCATGCGCCTGACACTCAAAGAGGACCGGACCTGCAGGACGGCCTGGACTGACGGTAAAACTTTTGGCTATAATCCGGACTACATAAATATTCTTCCCCGGGAAAAACTTGTGGGCCTGTCCGCCCATACGGTGATGCATCCCGCCTGCAATCACCATCTGCGCAGAAAAGATAAAGATCCAAAGACCTGGAATAAAGCCTGTGATTATGTCATTAACCCTATTTTATTGGATGCGGGGTTGGTCCTGCCCGATGGTTTCCTTTGGGATGACACGTATGTCGGAAAGACGGCAGAGCAGGTCTACACTCGCTTGATTGAAGGGCAGGGAGAAGAAGAATTCTCGGACGAGGAAAGCAATGATGCTGATCCTTCGGCACAAAAAGACAACCGGGATGAAGAACAAAAGGAAGAGGAACAAAACAGTTCAGTCACAGATGACCCCGAAGATAGCGTTGAAAAAGAACCCGACCCGGATGAGAGTACGGATCCAGGAGGCACCGGTGAAGTCAGGGATGGTGCCGCGCCTAAAAATAAGACATTTTCAGAACAAGATGATGCAGATATGGACTGGGATCAGGCTTTGATTCAGGCGGCCTCCAATGCCCGGAGCATGGGAAAGCTTCCAAAGGGAGCGGACATCCTGGTCAAAGAACGCTTCAGCCCAACGCTTCCCTGGTCCTCCCTGCTCTCCCGGTTTATCCAGCAGTCTGCCCGCCATGATTATACCTGGACAAGACCCAATCGAAGATATATTCACCAGGATCTTTATTTTCCCAGTCTTGTGTCGGATCAGCTGCCACAGCTTGTAGTTGCCGTAGATACTTCGGGCAGCATTAAACCGTGTGAACTTGAACGGTTCGGTGCCGAACTTCAGGCCATCTTGTCCATGAATCCAAGCCTTATACACCTTGTCTATGCAGATATGGCTGTTACGGGATATGAAGTGATTTACCCGGAAGAGTTTAATCTGTCTTTTAAACCCAAAGGCGGCGGGGGAACAGATTTTACGGTGGTGTTTGATTTTGTTGAAAAACAGGGCATTCATCCGTTCTGTCTGCTGTTTTTCACAGATATGGAATGCATGCGCTTTCCCCAATTTACACCCGCCTATCCGGTGCTTTGGATAAGAATCGGTCATGGCGGTTTTACGCCGCCGTTTGGCGAGGTCATAGATATGTTGCCTGATGATGATTTAGAAACGTGGGAATAA
- a CDS encoding MoxR family ATPase, whose protein sequence is MKSSKIKSALTSLLAIPQPVFIWGPPGIGKSQIVRQTADSLDLDLVDIRAVLLDPVDLRGLPRISRDGLSHWCAPAFLPTEGSGVLFLDELNAAPPLVQAACYQLVLDRKLGEYRLPDNWSVVAAGNREQDRAVSHRMPSALANRFVHIDFEVDADQWLEWAQEHDISRQVRAFIRFRPSLLHDFDPKRETRAFASPRSWEFVSKLLNAQADPEMIYELVAGAVGKGAAAEFSGFIELWNQLPSPSDIISDPQGIPVPDNPAVLFALSEMMGAAMTLDNICLVMSWVQRLPPEFSVLLMREAVRKTPKIVETSAFSDWASMNAQILV, encoded by the coding sequence ATGAAATCATCTAAAATCAAATCAGCACTGACGTCTCTTTTAGCTATTCCACAGCCTGTTTTCATATGGGGGCCGCCAGGCATCGGTAAAAGCCAGATTGTCCGGCAGACGGCAGACTCCCTTGACCTGGATCTTGTTGACATCAGGGCCGTTCTTCTTGATCCGGTTGATCTTAGAGGACTTCCCAGAATCAGCCGGGATGGTCTGTCCCACTGGTGTGCCCCGGCTTTTCTGCCCACTGAAGGCTCGGGCGTTCTTTTTCTTGACGAACTCAATGCTGCCCCGCCTCTGGTTCAGGCGGCATGCTATCAATTGGTACTTGATCGCAAACTTGGTGAGTACCGGTTGCCTGACAATTGGTCTGTTGTGGCCGCAGGCAACCGGGAACAGGACCGGGCGGTATCGCACAGGATGCCGTCGGCGCTGGCCAACCGTTTTGTACATATTGATTTTGAAGTAGACGCGGATCAGTGGCTTGAATGGGCCCAAGAACATGATATATCCAGGCAGGTGCGTGCTTTTATACGGTTCAGGCCCTCGCTGCTGCATGATTTTGATCCCAAAAGAGAGACACGGGCTTTTGCGTCCCCACGATCCTGGGAATTTGTATCAAAACTTTTAAACGCACAGGCGGATCCTGAAATGATTTATGAACTTGTTGCAGGGGCTGTGGGAAAAGGGGCTGCAGCTGAATTTTCAGGATTTATTGAGTTGTGGAACCAATTGCCTTCGCCCTCGGATATCATTTCTGATCCCCAGGGCATACCTGTTCCGGATAATCCTGCCGTCCTTTTTGCCCTAAGTGAAATGATGGGCGCAGCCATGACCCTTGATAATATTTGTCTTGTCATGTCCTGGGTCCAACGCTTGCCCCCTGAATTTTCCGTGCTTTTAATGCGTGAAGCGGTGCGTAAAACCCCTAAGATTGTAGAAACTTCTGCTTTTTCCGACTGGGCATCCATGAATGCACAAATACTGGTGTGA
- a CDS encoding TonB-dependent receptor, protein MTCFKIKINSKFFQELTCKWCFLVLFAFVPAAMPSLAAENSPPFVQETITVTANKQEEDIQDVPMSITAFDGFTLEDRNITSVRDLTDYVPNLVLTNSGGETYARPVMRGIVNEVTSDVSTAMFIDGIPVLSGSGFGDPLQDIERIEVLRGPQGTLYGKSAVAGAINIITRQPDNDFRGKFSVDAGEDYKKEVSLNLSGPIFQDKLFFGLSGQYFDKDGWVKNGYTGDDENNNSYWYGKVQFRWTPVDDLDISLYFSQQEYDTDGGHIGLSQDGAASWGLTASGDREVYSDLDAYSKPKISAQALKVSYDFNNALNLTSITTHRLYTGNGVTDFDYNPVVYMHATSDNEEDKISQELRLSSNTEKMNWVTGIYYDEDDNKKNITYGSLTVNRDLGGESYALFGQLRYALTHKLGMTGGLRYETQDKYMQDHATGGNSFDDTWDDIAPKFSVDYAITEQVMGYATVAKGFRPGGFNAKSTNSAYDSYDSEELWSYEIGAKSQFFENRLIVNGALFYMDIDDMQVTETLGSGRKYITNAGSAASYGAELEVSAKITPQFTITVNAGYTNVVFDEYQDAAGDYSDNKAPNVPEYTFAIGGQYRAGNGFYAGFNLVGVGKTYLERTNTYERDAYQLINAKIGYEAENWDIYLYGKNIFDEDYSNEDATYVYYSDPREIGVKLTYRF, encoded by the coding sequence ATGACGTGTTTCAAGATAAAAATAAATAGCAAATTTTTTCAGGAATTAACCTGCAAATGGTGCTTTTTAGTTCTATTTGCGTTTGTCCCGGCTGCGATGCCGTCCCTGGCAGCGGAAAATAGTCCCCCGTTTGTTCAGGAAACTATCACTGTAACGGCAAATAAACAGGAAGAAGATATCCAGGATGTTCCAATGAGTATCACAGCATTTGATGGGTTTACACTTGAAGACAGGAATATCACTTCTGTTCGCGATTTGACTGATTATGTTCCAAATCTGGTACTTACGAATTCAGGCGGTGAAACTTACGCAAGACCTGTTATGAGGGGGATTGTGAATGAAGTAACATCAGATGTCTCAACTGCTATGTTTATCGACGGAATCCCAGTGTTATCAGGTTCTGGATTTGGGGATCCCCTGCAAGATATTGAACGAATAGAAGTGTTACGCGGTCCTCAAGGAACGTTGTACGGAAAAAGTGCTGTAGCAGGTGCTATCAATATTATTACCCGTCAACCAGATAATGATTTTCGTGGAAAGTTTTCGGTTGATGCTGGAGAGGATTATAAAAAAGAAGTTTCTTTGAACCTGAGCGGGCCGATCTTTCAGGACAAACTTTTCTTTGGACTATCTGGTCAATATTTCGATAAAGACGGTTGGGTTAAAAATGGGTACACAGGTGATGATGAAAACAACAATTCATATTGGTACGGGAAAGTTCAATTTAGATGGACGCCGGTAGACGACCTTGATATTAGCTTATATTTTTCCCAGCAAGAATATGACACGGATGGCGGCCACATAGGGTTGAGTCAAGATGGAGCTGCCTCTTGGGGATTAACTGCGTCCGGTGACCGAGAAGTATATTCTGATCTTGACGCCTATAGTAAACCAAAAATCTCCGCTCAAGCCTTAAAAGTTAGTTACGATTTTAATAATGCATTAAATTTAACATCAATCACCACCCACCGTCTTTATACGGGTAATGGTGTTACAGATTTTGACTATAATCCCGTTGTATATATGCATGCTACGAGTGATAACGAAGAAGATAAAATTTCCCAGGAGCTGAGGCTATCATCAAATACGGAGAAGATGAATTGGGTGACCGGTATCTATTATGATGAAGACGATAATAAAAAAAACATAACATATGGTTCTTTAACAGTAAATAGGGATCTTGGAGGCGAGTCCTACGCCCTTTTTGGCCAACTTCGATACGCATTAACGCACAAATTGGGCATGACCGGCGGTCTTCGTTATGAAACACAGGACAAATACATGCAAGATCATGCTACAGGAGGCAATTCTTTTGATGATACCTGGGATGATATTGCACCTAAATTTAGTGTGGATTATGCCATAACGGAACAGGTAATGGGATACGCTACAGTTGCTAAAGGCTTTCGACCAGGTGGTTTTAATGCCAAAAGTACCAATTCAGCATATGACAGCTATGACAGTGAAGAGCTGTGGTCCTATGAAATAGGCGCTAAAAGTCAATTTTTTGAAAACAGATTGATCGTAAACGGCGCACTCTTTTACATGGATATAGATGACATGCAGGTAACTGAGACGCTCGGCAGTGGGAGGAAATACATAACCAATGCTGGTTCGGCTGCCTCCTACGGAGCAGAACTGGAAGTATCAGCAAAAATCACACCTCAATTCACCATAACGGTAAACGCCGGCTATACGAATGTAGTATTTGATGAATATCAGGACGCCGCAGGCGACTATAGCGATAACAAGGCCCCTAATGTCCCCGAATATACATTTGCCATAGGTGGCCAATATCGAGCAGGGAACGGCTTTTATGCCGGCTTTAATTTGGTTGGTGTTGGAAAAACGTATTTAGAAAGGACAAATACGTATGAAAGAGATGCGTATCAACTGATTAATGCCAAAATTGGGTATGAAGCTGAAAATTGGGATATTTATCTCTATGGTAAAAATATCTTTGATGAAGATTACTCAAATGAAGACGCGACTTATGTATACTACAGTGATCCCCGTGAAATAGGTGTAAAGCTTACCTACCGATTTTAA
- a CDS encoding AraC family transcriptional regulator codes for MKQQDSIIISARDYYGPLHNINNFWEREDGYEIYHTWPEHLSTVNKGFIYLLKCRPGLILSISKQYPTASFSLYFKEKEDSTCIHFSFFLGNGYHVLRRHNQAQDINFDSNQGYVIYKLNSRGGRLNYPTEPFCTIGVLVEPWFISRFWEGATGEFALNLQDVLADKAAGGYFKTSLSMLPGINVCLNEILGCPYTDARRQLFLESKALELLTLSFDQLNPQKGKGFSGFEMTPGSRNFIHEARDIMIADIKNPPSLTELSRMVGVNRTTLGQHFRKVYGVTIFDYLRIYRLEESRRLLRAGKRSVTEVALEVGYSQQATFTREFKKYFGRNPSDYFS; via the coding sequence ATGAAACAGCAGGATAGCATTATTATTTCAGCCCGTGACTATTATGGCCCACTTCATAATATAAATAATTTCTGGGAAAGAGAAGACGGGTATGAAATATACCATACCTGGCCGGAACATTTGAGTACGGTAAACAAGGGGTTCATCTATCTGCTCAAGTGTCGGCCCGGCCTGATTCTTTCCATTTCAAAGCAGTATCCAACCGCATCTTTCAGTCTTTATTTTAAAGAGAAAGAAGATTCAACCTGCATTCACTTTTCTTTTTTTCTCGGCAATGGATACCATGTTCTCCGGCGTCATAATCAGGCGCAGGACATAAATTTTGACTCGAATCAGGGCTATGTGATCTATAAACTTAATAGCCGGGGCGGAAGGCTCAACTATCCCACAGAGCCTTTCTGCACTATTGGGGTTTTAGTGGAACCGTGGTTTATAAGCCGTTTTTGGGAAGGGGCGACCGGAGAATTTGCCCTGAACCTGCAGGATGTATTGGCGGACAAAGCTGCCGGTGGCTACTTTAAGACATCCTTGTCTATGCTTCCCGGTATCAATGTATGTCTCAACGAAATTTTGGGATGCCCCTATACAGATGCCCGCAGGCAACTTTTTTTGGAGAGTAAGGCCCTGGAACTGTTGACGCTTAGTTTTGACCAGTTGAATCCGCAAAAAGGGAAGGGCTTCTCCGGATTTGAAATGACACCCGGTTCCCGGAATTTCATCCATGAAGCCCGGGACATCATGATCGCCGACATCAAAAACCCGCCCTCTCTTACAGAACTCTCCAGAATGGTGGGCGTAAACAGAACCACCTTAGGTCAACACTTTCGCAAGGTTTATGGCGTCACCATATTCGATTATCTGCGCATCTACCGCCTGGAAGAGTCCCGGCGTCTGCTCCGGGCCGGTAAGCGAAGCGTTACGGAAGTTGCTTTGGAAGTGGGTTATTCCCAGCAGGCTACGTTCACCAGAGAATTTAAAAAGTATTTCGGCCGCAACCCAAGCGACTATTTCAGTTGA
- a CDS encoding Uma2 family endonuclease, whose amino-acid sequence MTAQPQDKNKMTPGEYFALERSSLDIKYEFFDGEVFAMVGASRHHNRINMNLARELGNKFKADNFFCEAFSNDMRVKIEEERYAYPDFVITCGDAAFEDDKLDTLTNPVVIMEILSDSTERFDRGDKFAYYRMIPTLQEYILISQKKYLVDQFIRIEDGWKYHSYSNADHILRIPSVDCELPLSEIYLNVEFKSK is encoded by the coding sequence ATGACAGCACAGCCACAGGACAAAAATAAAATGACGCCGGGGGAATATTTTGCACTTGAAAGAAGTTCTCTTGATATTAAATATGAATTTTTTGATGGTGAAGTTTTTGCTATGGTTGGAGCCAGCAGGCACCACAACCGGATCAATATGAATTTAGCAAGAGAATTGGGGAATAAATTCAAGGCCGATAATTTTTTTTGTGAAGCCTTCTCTAATGATATGCGTGTGAAGATTGAGGAGGAAAGATACGCTTATCCCGATTTTGTCATTACCTGCGGTGATGCAGCGTTTGAGGATGACAAGCTTGATACTTTAACAAATCCGGTTGTCATTATGGAAATTCTTTCAGATTCAACCGAACGTTTTGATAGGGGGGATAAGTTCGCTTATTACCGAATGATCCCTACGCTTCAAGAATATATTCTTATCTCTCAAAAAAAATATCTTGTTGATCAGTTTATACGCATTGAAGATGGTTGGAAGTACCATTCTTATTCAAATGCAGATCATATTTTAAGGATACCATCTGTTGATTGTGAATTGCCGTTGTCTGAAATTTATTTGAATGTTGAATTTAAATCAAAATAG
- the ribB gene encoding 3,4-dihydroxy-2-butanone-4-phosphate synthase: protein MNQNPLNQFGNSQQRLQAGLEALRRGSGVLVADDENRENEVDLIFGAHSLNVDQMAMLIRECSGIVCLCLPQEKVASLNLFPMVKNNTSQYQTAFTISIEAAQGVTTGVSARDRLTTVQAAIAEDAAPENLNRPGHIFPLQANPGGVLERAGHTEATVDLMSLAGLPPYGVLCELTNPDGTMARLPKAAQFAADNGFTMLTVEDIINYRRETQTVKAS, encoded by the coding sequence ATGAATCAGAATCCTTTAAACCAATTTGGAAATTCCCAGCAGCGCCTACAGGCCGGACTTGAAGCCCTTCGCCGGGGCTCAGGCGTTTTGGTAGCCGATGATGAAAACCGGGAAAATGAAGTGGACCTCATCTTTGGGGCACACAGCCTTAACGTGGACCAGATGGCCATGCTGATCAGAGAATGCAGCGGAATTGTTTGCCTGTGCCTCCCACAGGAAAAAGTTGCAAGCCTAAATCTTTTCCCGATGGTAAAAAACAACACAAGCCAATACCAGACCGCCTTCACGATATCCATTGAAGCGGCCCAAGGTGTCACCACAGGAGTTTCCGCCCGGGATCGGCTAACAACCGTTCAGGCAGCCATTGCCGAAGATGCTGCACCGGAAAATCTCAATCGCCCCGGCCATATTTTTCCGTTACAGGCAAACCCCGGAGGCGTGCTTGAGCGCGCAGGCCACACCGAGGCAACCGTTGATCTTATGAGTCTGGCCGGTTTACCTCCGTACGGGGTTTTGTGTGAACTTACAAATCCCGACGGCACCATGGCCAGGCTTCCGAAAGCGGCGCAATTTGCGGCAGACAACGGTTTTACAATGCTCACGGTTGAAGATATTATTAATTACAGACGTGAGACACAAACGGTTAAAGCATCATAA